The Oscillospiraceae bacterium genome contains a region encoding:
- a CDS encoding sugar ABC transporter permease — translation MTLAKSEKNIKQQTLCPRSESTWQKIKNDYQKNYIVIWMMTVVVAYYVIFHYAPMYGIIMAFKDFSVAKGISGSDWVGLEHFKNFFNDIYAWRIIRNTLLLSLYHLVFGFPFPIILALLLNEVRSKFFKKTVQSITYLPHFISVVVICGMVVEFTSHSGLINDIIAMFGGERTSFLLDQKYFRTIYTITGIWQNLGWDSIIYLAALTAVDPELYEAASIDGAGRFKQFLHVTLPSILPTIIVLLILNMGKFMSQGSEKVILLYNENTYETADVISSFVYRRGLINADYSFSTAVGLFNSLVNLLLVVSTNTLSKKFSESSLW, via the coding sequence ATGACACTTGCAAAATCAGAAAAAAATATTAAACAGCAAACCTTGTGCCCACGAAGTGAAAGCACTTGGCAGAAAATAAAAAATGACTATCAGAAGAATTATATTGTAATATGGATGATGACGGTTGTTGTTGCCTACTATGTAATATTCCATTATGCACCAATGTATGGAATAATTATGGCATTTAAAGATTTCAGTGTTGCAAAGGGTATCAGCGGAAGCGACTGGGTAGGGCTTGAGCATTTTAAAAATTTCTTTAATGATATTTATGCATGGAGAATTATAAGAAACACTCTTCTTCTTAGTTTATATCATCTTGTTTTCGGTTTTCCTTTCCCAATTATCCTTGCACTTTTATTAAACGAAGTAAGAAGTAAGTTTTTTAAAAAGACAGTTCAGTCGATTACATATCTTCCGCATTTTATTTCAGTAGTTGTTATTTGCGGTATGGTTGTAGAATTTACATCACATTCCGGACTTATCAATGATATTATTGCAATGTTTGGCGGAGAAAGAACAAGTTTTTTACTTGATCAGAAATATTTCAGAACGATATATACTATTACAGGTATATGGCAGAATTTAGGTTGGGATTCAATTATATATCTTGCGGCACTAACGGCAGTCGATCCCGAACTTTACGAAGCGGCAAGTATTGACGGAGCAGGGAGATTTAAACAGTTTTTACATGTAACTCTTCCTTCAATTTTACCAACGATTATAGTTTTACTTATTCTTAATATGGGTAAGTTTATGTCCCAGGGTTCAGAAAAAGTAATTCTATTATATAATGAAAACACTTATGAAACAGCCGATGTTATATCCTCATTTGTTTACAGAAGAGGTCTTATAAATGCAGACTACAGTTTCAGTACGGCAGTTGGATTGTTTAACTCTCTTGTTAATCTTTTACTTGTGGTTTCAACAAATACATTAAGTAAAAAATTCAGTGAGTCAAGTTTGTGGTAA
- a CDS encoding DUF624 domain-containing protein → MFNSYLKPGKGVPKNEKPRNARQQFFFVAGTNLKKLFFINIINLLAFVPLAIFLLCIKNELNISEGYGYIYDILSFIIIVILGIPPFSVGINNVMSLFAKNEAVFTSDIFDAMKDNFKQSMIIFLVNIIVVYVFTVNYKFYVVVQAGNTALKILLYITFFVFLIMNMYVYQLMLNYKISVFKIYEKALMFTIILLPQNILLIILIALSGALIFSLNTILGYFLAGVVAFSFISLLLNVYVHYTIKKYSVS, encoded by the coding sequence ATGTTTAACAGTTATTTAAAACCCGGAAAGGGTGTACCAAAAAACGAAAAGCCACGAAATGCAAGGCAGCAATTTTTCTTTGTTGCAGGAACAAACTTAAAAAAGTTGTTTTTTATTAATATAATTAATCTTCTTGCTTTTGTACCTCTTGCCATATTTCTTTTGTGCATAAAAAATGAACTTAATATCAGTGAAGGATATGGATATATTTATGATATATTATCATTTATAATAATTGTTATTCTCGGAATTCCGCCTTTTTCTGTCGGGATAAATAATGTTATGTCATTATTTGCAAAGAATGAAGCGGTATTTACATCGGATATTTTTGATGCTATGAAGGATAATTTTAAACAGAGTATGATAATTTTTCTTGTAAACATTATTGTAGTCTATGTCTTCACAGTTAATTATAAATTTTATGTTGTGGTACAGGCAGGAAATACGGCTCTAAAAATATTATTGTATATAACGTTTTTCGTGTTTCTTATAATGAATATGTATGTATATCAGCTTATGCTTAACTATAAAATTTCAGTTTTTAAGATTTATGAAAAAGCACTTATGTTTACAATTATTTTATTACCGCAAAATATCCTTTTGATTATTCTGATTGCCTTATCAGGTGCTTTGATATTTTCTTTAAATACCATTTTGGGATATTTTCTGGCAGGTGTTGTGGCTTTTTCTTTTATATCGCTTTTACTAAATGTTTACGTTCACTATACGATAAAAAAATATTCGGTTTCATAA
- a CDS encoding carbohydrate ABC transporter permease: MTIKRGIGSKIFDTFNVIILSVLSLVALYPFLYVLFVSFSNAQELTAYSGIVYKPVGFSLAAYKAVFENRDIYVGYMNTLFYVGVGTIVNIIMTCIAAYGISRKNFYWKKALTTMIVITMFFGGGLIPHFLVIKNLGLLNSRWVLILPTAISTYNLMILKTTFQNMPDSIEEAAKIDGANDFVILFKILFPLALPTIAVVTLYYAVGHWNSWFNAMIYITDRDKFPLQLFLREILISNNTDQMMQDTVTADKEQISETIQYATIIVSTIPILFLYPFLQKYFVKGIMVGAVKG, from the coding sequence ATGACAATTAAAAGAGGAATAGGCTCTAAAATTTTTGATACGTTTAATGTGATTATACTTTCGGTACTATCACTTGTGGCTTTATATCCGTTTTTGTATGTTTTGTTTGTTTCTTTCAGTAATGCACAAGAACTTACTGCATATTCAGGAATTGTGTATAAACCGGTAGGGTTCTCTCTTGCCGCGTATAAAGCTGTTTTTGAAAACAGGGATATATATGTAGGATATATGAATACTTTGTTTTATGTCGGAGTGGGTACAATAGTAAATATTATTATGACATGTATTGCTGCTTACGGAATTTCAAGAAAGAATTTTTACTGGAAAAAGGCTCTTACAACGATGATTGTTATAACAATGTTTTTTGGAGGCGGTTTGATACCACATTTTCTTGTTATAAAAAATCTTGGACTTTTAAACAGCAGGTGGGTTCTTATTTTACCTACTGCCATAAGCACATACAATCTTATGATTTTAAAAACGACTTTTCAGAATATGCCCGACAGCATTGAAGAGGCGGCAAAGATAGACGGAGCAAATGATTTTGTTATATTGTTTAAAATTTTGTTCCCTCTTGCACTTCCTACAATTGCAGTTGTAACATTGTACTATGCAGTCGGACACTGGAACTCATGGTTTAATGCTATGATTTACATAACAGACAGGGATAAATTCCCTCTTCAGCTTTTCTTAAGAGAAATTCTTATATCTAATAATACCGACCAGATGATGCAGGATACAGTAACTGCTGATAAGGAGCAAATTTCTGAAACTATTCAGTATGCTACAATTATAGTTTCTACAATTCCGATTTTGTTCCTATATCCTTTCTTGCAAAAATACTTCGTAAAAGGTATAATGGTAGGTGCGGTAAAAGGTTAA
- a CDS encoding extracellular solute-binding protein, with the protein MKKVFTKSLLLLLVSALVIAGFSGCKNEGSSSAFEGEIKFPLSKTAKLTYWVPLSGSVGVVDNFNEMGMYKELQKRTNVEIEFIHPVQSNVSEQFNIMIASGSYPDIIDGMSYYPGGLTKAYDDGVVIRLNDLLKSHAPNLSKIYEEYPFLLPYVLEEDGTHLVFPLLRGGAVLRQGNGPIFRKDWLSELNLSVPETIDDWTNTLRAFKTKKNAKRPLILTTSDLKKDVMIGAYGIKYDFFVDNGEVKYGPFDPRYKDYLTLLNSWYNEGLLDKEFSTLSSKIVDSSILNNEGGAYIGVLGNGLQRYLTLTKDANFALQPVAYPVLQKGDKQTIETLSSVVGSKNCAISKDCKNPELAVAWLDYAYGKEGHFIYNFGVEGESYEMKNGVPTFTELLTNNPEGKPFSTMGRTYARSFGSGPFVLDTRYGEQFFSMPVQKEAVDIWGKFSKEAEEARHNFVGVLNTEEIKATTSKLNSIKTYVDEHFVKFVMGTYPLDDFDKYIAQLEKMEIKEVLKVYQQAQDRFVKQYPDYIIPHDTDISKLFSE; encoded by the coding sequence ATGAAAAAAGTATTTACAAAAAGTTTATTATTACTTCTTGTTTCGGCGCTTGTAATTGCCGGATTTTCAGGATGCAAAAATGAAGGAAGTTCTTCTGCTTTTGAGGGCGAAATAAAATTCCCTCTTTCCAAAACAGCAAAACTTACTTATTGGGTTCCGCTTTCCGGCTCGGTAGGTGTAGTTGATAATTTTAATGAAATGGGAATGTATAAAGAACTTCAAAAAAGAACAAATGTAGAAATTGAATTTATACATCCTGTTCAGAGTAACGTATCTGAACAGTTTAATATAATGATTGCTTCGGGTTCGTATCCTGATATAATAGATGGAATGAGTTATTATCCCGGCGGACTTACAAAAGCATATGACGATGGAGTTGTTATAAGATTAAACGATTTATTAAAATCTCACGCTCCGAACCTTTCAAAAATATATGAAGAATATCCGTTTTTACTGCCTTACGTGCTTGAAGAAGACGGAACTCATCTTGTATTTCCTCTTTTAAGAGGTGGTGCAGTTCTTCGTCAGGGTAACGGTCCTATTTTCCGTAAAGACTGGCTTAGCGAACTTAACCTAAGCGTACCCGAAACTATTGACGACTGGACAAATACTTTAAGAGCATTTAAAACAAAGAAAAATGCAAAAAGACCTCTTATTTTAACAACTTCTGATTTAAAGAAAGATGTTATGATTGGTGCATATGGTATCAAATATGACTTTTTTGTTGATAACGGGGAAGTTAAATACGGACCATTTGACCCAAGATACAAAGATTATCTTACTTTGTTAAACAGTTGGTATAATGAAGGACTTTTAGATAAAGAATTCAGTACACTAAGCAGTAAAATAGTTGATTCTTCTATTTTAAACAACGAAGGCGGAGCATATATCGGTGTTTTAGGAAACGGTCTTCAAAGATATCTGACACTTACAAAAGATGCTAATTTCGCTCTTCAGCCTGTTGCCTACCCTGTTTTACAAAAAGGCGATAAACAAACTATCGAAACACTTTCAAGCGTTGTAGGAAGTAAAAACTGTGCAATATCAAAAGACTGTAAAAATCCTGAACTTGCAGTTGCATGGCTGGATTATGCTTATGGCAAAGAAGGACATTTTATATATAATTTCGGTGTTGAAGGCGAAAGTTACGAAATGAAAAACGGAGTGCCTACATTTACCGAACTTCTAACCAATAACCCTGAGGGTAAACCTTTCTCAACAATGGGAAGAACTTATGCAAGAAGTTTCGGAAGCGGTCCGTTTGTTCTTGATACAAGATACGGAGAGCAGTTCTTCTCTATGCCTGTACAAAAAGAAGCAGTTGATATCTGGGGAAAATTCTCAAAAGAAGCAGAAGAAGCACGCCACAACTTTGTCGGAGTTCTTAACACCGAAGAAATCAAGGCAACAACCTCCAAACTTAATTCGATAAAAACTTATGTTGACGAACATTTTGTTAAATTTGTTATGGGAACTTATCCTCTTGACGATTTTGACAAATATATAGCTCAACTTGAAAAAATGGAAATAAAAGAAGTTCTTAAAGTGTATCAGCAGGCTCAGGACAGATTTGTCAAACAGTATCCCGATTACATTATCCCGCACGATACAGATATAAGCAAATTATTCTCAGAATAA